A genomic region of Candidatus Methylacidiphilales bacterium contains the following coding sequences:
- the rplN gene encoding 50S ribosomal protein L14, producing the protein MIQIRSWVDVADNTGARKATMIGVIGKKTEVAGIGDIITANVKEAAPNGTVKKSEVVRAVVVRTRRPVRRPDGSYLRFDSNAVVIIDKDQNPRGTRIFGPVARELRERNFMKIISLAPEVL; encoded by the coding sequence ATGATTCAAATTCGTTCCTGGGTCGATGTCGCCGACAACACCGGCGCCCGCAAGGCCACCATGATCGGCGTCATCGGCAAAAAAACCGAGGTTGCCGGCATTGGTGACATCATCACCGCCAACGTCAAGGAAGCCGCCCCCAACGGCACGGTCAAGAAAAGTGAAGTGGTTCGCGCCGTGGTCGTCCGCACCCGCCGCCCGGTGCGCCGTCCCGACGGCTCCTACCTCCGCTTCGATTCCAACGCGGTCGTCATCATCGACAAGGACCAGAACCCCCGCGGCACCCGCATCTTCGGACCCGTGGCCCGCGAACTCCGCGAGAGAAACTTCATGAAGATCATCTCGCTCGCCCCGGAGGTCTTATGA
- the rpsQ gene encoding 30S ribosomal protein S17, giving the protein MTEATATAPAPGKNRKVLLGEVVSNKMEKTIVVKVTRKVPHPQFKKLVKKSKKFYAHDEAKKAQVGDKVRIGETRPLSRLKRWEVLEILKKS; this is encoded by the coding sequence ATGACTGAAGCCACCGCAACCGCACCTGCCCCTGGCAAGAACCGCAAGGTCCTCCTCGGCGAAGTCGTCTCCAACAAAATGGAGAAGACCATCGTCGTCAAGGTCACCCGCAAGGTCCCGCACCCCCAGTTCAAAAAACTGGTCAAGAAATCCAAGAAGTTTTACGCCCACGACGAAGCCAAAAAGGCCCAAGTCGGTGACAAAGTCCGCATCGGTGAGACCCGCCCCCTGAGCCGTCTCAAACGCTGGGAAGTCCTCGAAATCCTCAAGAAATCCTGA
- the rplP gene encoding 50S ribosomal protein L16, with product MAMIPKRVKFRKTQRRSRAGTPCRNVSLAFGAFGLQSLGRAWVTNVQIEAARVALTRNMKRKGKSWIRIFPDKPVTARPPETRMGKGKGQPEHWVATVRPGNILFELDGLTETVARESLRLAASKLPIPTRFITRDRKLSV from the coding sequence ATGGCCATGATTCCCAAACGGGTTAAATTCCGTAAAACACAGCGTCGCAGCCGCGCCGGCACCCCCTGCCGGAACGTCAGCCTGGCCTTCGGAGCCTTCGGCCTCCAGAGCCTCGGCCGCGCCTGGGTCACCAACGTCCAAATCGAAGCCGCCCGTGTCGCCCTCACCCGCAACATGAAGCGCAAAGGCAAGAGCTGGATCCGCATCTTCCCCGACAAGCCCGTCACCGCCCGCCCCCCGGAAACCCGGATGGGTAAGGGTAAGGGCCAGCCGGAACACTGGGTGGCCACCGTCCGCCCGGGCAACATCCTCTTCGAATTGGACGGCCTCACGGAAACAGTCGCCCGCGAATCCCTCCGCCTGGCCGCCTCCAAGCTGCCCATCCCCACCCGTTTCATCACCCGTGACCGGAAACTGAGCGTATGA
- the rpmC gene encoding 50S ribosomal protein L29 produces the protein MKINDVKALSLDELKTRVQELRHEKLNLRIQQQGGRLERPSRLREIRKTIARIQTVLSQRRLEAARKQGNN, from the coding sequence ATGAAAATCAACGATGTCAAAGCCCTCAGCCTCGACGAACTGAAGACCCGCGTGCAGGAACTCCGGCACGAGAAACTCAACCTGCGCATCCAGCAGCAGGGAGGACGACTCGAACGCCCCAGCCGCCTCCGCGAAATCCGCAAGACCATCGCCCGTATCCAAACTGTCCTGTCCCAGCGCCGTCTCGAAGCGGCCCGCAAGCAGGGGAATAATTAA